A genome region from bacterium includes the following:
- a CDS encoding class IV adenylate cyclase: protein MARNIEIKARLVDPDAARAVALRVGGRPHAVEEQVDTYVALDGGRRVKIRQIAGGRRERIDYRRPEASGVRASDYTITPLADDAALPGEPIVVVRKRREVLLIDNVRLHLDTVDGLGTFLELEAVVDAAHDDAACRAQVDRLMAALGLRAGDLIRASYAELMADRAAPAGGGSFGRET from the coding sequence ATGGCGCGCAACATCGAGATCAAGGCCCGGCTGGTCGACCCCGACGCGGCCCGCGCCGTCGCCCTGCGCGTGGGCGGGCGGCCGCACGCGGTCGAGGAGCAGGTCGATACCTACGTGGCGCTCGACGGCGGGCGGCGGGTGAAGATCCGGCAGATCGCCGGCGGGCGACGCGAGCGCATCGACTACCGGCGGCCGGAGGCGAGCGGCGTGCGCGCCAGCGACTACACGATCACCCCGCTGGCCGACGACGCCGCGCTGCCGGGGGAGCCGATCGTGGTCGTCCGCAAGCGGCGCGAGGTGCTGCTGATCGACAACGTGCGCCTCCACCTCGACACCGTCGACGGGCTGGGCACGTTCCTCGAGCTCGAAGCGGTGGTCGACGCGGCGCACGACGACGCCGCCTGCCGGGCGCAGGTCGATCGCCTCATGGCCGCGCTCGGCCTGCGCGCCGGCGATCTGATCCGCGCCTCCTACGCCGAGTTGATGGCTGATCGTGCCGCCCCGGCCGGGGGCGGATCATTCGGGCGAGAAACGTAG
- a CDS encoding ABC transporter permease — MSARFLSNVLAVAYKETVALRHDRAFLGAVLVQPIMMLLLFGFALSNKPAHVPWAVLDQSRTAASRGLLEAVQSTGYFLAAEPVDSYDAGLALLRRGHAVAFVVIPVDFRRAVERGQPQVQVLLDGTDPITGARVGGIIRQVGAAYRPRGATAPAAAPLDLRQRFRFNPTLRDREFFLAALAGMLLTNVCLSVTSLGIVGERESGTYEHMLSQPTTALEIVFGKLAPHIVISYVVLLLAVTAAGLAFGIWPRGSWPALLIVTLPFVLASLAIGVFVSTLASTSAQAVFISVFFILPSFVLSGSMFPYQLMPPGVREVGFLLPLRWYQISLRRVIERGAGVADVAVPILALCLLFTALMLLIRWRMKPRLA, encoded by the coding sequence GGTGCAGCCGATCATGATGCTGCTGCTGTTCGGCTTCGCCCTGTCGAACAAGCCGGCGCACGTGCCGTGGGCGGTGCTCGACCAGAGCCGCACCGCCGCCTCGCGCGGCCTGCTCGAGGCGGTGCAGTCGACCGGCTACTTCCTCGCCGCCGAGCCGGTCGACAGCTACGACGCCGGCCTGGCGCTGCTGCGCCGCGGCCACGCCGTGGCGTTCGTCGTCATCCCCGTCGACTTCCGCCGCGCCGTCGAGCGCGGCCAGCCCCAGGTGCAGGTGCTGCTCGACGGCACCGACCCGATCACCGGCGCGCGCGTCGGCGGCATCATCCGCCAGGTCGGCGCCGCCTACCGGCCGCGCGGCGCGACGGCGCCGGCGGCGGCGCCGCTCGATCTGCGCCAGCGCTTCCGCTTCAACCCGACCCTGCGCGACCGCGAGTTCTTCCTCGCCGCGCTCGCCGGCATGCTGCTCACCAACGTCTGCCTCTCGGTGACCAGCCTCGGCATCGTCGGCGAGCGCGAGAGCGGCACCTACGAGCACATGCTGTCGCAGCCGACGACGGCGCTCGAGATCGTCTTCGGCAAGCTCGCGCCGCACATCGTCATCAGCTACGTCGTGCTGCTGCTGGCGGTGACCGCCGCGGGCCTCGCGTTCGGCATCTGGCCGCGCGGCAGTTGGCCGGCGCTGCTCATCGTCACCCTGCCGTTCGTCCTCGCCTCGCTGGCGATCGGCGTCTTCGTCTCGACCCTGGCCTCGACCTCGGCGCAGGCGGTGTTCATCTCGGTCTTCTTCATCCTGCCGTCGTTCGTGCTCTCCGGCAGCATGTTCCCGTACCAGCTCATGCCCCCCGGGGTGCGCGAGGTCGGCTTCCTCCTGCCGCTGCGCTGGTACCAGATCTCGCTGCGCCGGGTGATCGAGCGCGGCGCCGGCGTCGCCGACGTCGCCGTGCCGATCCTCGCCCTCTGCCTCCTGTTCACCGCCCTGATGCTGCTGATCCGCTGGCGCATGAAGCCGCGCCTGGCGTAG